The following are encoded in a window of Syngnathoides biaculeatus isolate LvHL_M chromosome 3, ASM1980259v1, whole genome shotgun sequence genomic DNA:
- the gtf2a2 gene encoding transcription initiation factor IIA subunit 2 — MAYQLYRNTTLGNSLQESLDELIQTQQITPQLALQVLLQFDKAINTALANRVRNRVNFKGSLNTYRFCDNVWTFVLNDVEFREVTDLVKVDKVKIVACDGKNSGSNAAE; from the exons ATGGCGTACCAGTTGTACAGAAACACGACGTTAGGAAATAGCCTGCAGGAGAGCCTGGACGAGCTCATTCAA ACGCAGCAGATCACGCCTCAGTTGGCTCTGCAGGTTCTTCTTCAGTTTGACAAGGCCATCAACACGGCGCTGGCCAACCGTGTTCGCAACCGGGTCAACTTCAAG GGTTCGCTGAACACGTATCGCTTTTGCGATAATGTATGGACGTTTGTGTTGAACGACGTGGAGTTCAGAGAGGTCACTGACCTTGTCAAGGTAGACAAGGTCAAGATTGTGGCATGTGACGGAAAGA attctgGCTCCAATGCTGCTGAGTGA